In a single window of the Arthrobacter sp. StoSoilA2 genome:
- a CDS encoding globin domain-containing protein — translation MLSEKSRPIIEATLPLVGSRIGDITADFYKRLFAAHPELLDGLFSRSNQRSGDQQQALAGSIAAFATHLVNNPGTLPEKVLARIAHKHASLGIAEEQYGVVYEHLFAAIAADLSDVITPEIAEAWTEVYWLMADALIKLEKDLYASQSNNKMWMPWRVVSKVPAGKDAMTFTFEPADDTPVTPALPGQYVSVKVVLPDGLRQVRQYSLSGDAGTSRTFTTKLNDGGEVSTALHTAVEPNDVLEISNPYGEITLNDGEGPVVLASAGIGCTPTASILRSLAEAGTDRQVLVLHAERSMDSWALSGQMTADAASIDAELQLWLESPQPGNEMHRVNAGFMSLREIDMPADASLYLCGPLPFMKKIRDEAIEAGIPATSIHYEVFGPDVWLAN, via the coding sequence ATGCTCTCGGAAAAATCCCGCCCGATTATTGAAGCCACGCTTCCCCTGGTTGGCTCGCGTATTGGTGACATCACCGCCGACTTCTACAAGCGCCTCTTTGCAGCGCACCCTGAGTTGCTCGATGGACTGTTCAGCCGCTCCAACCAGCGCTCGGGTGATCAGCAACAAGCACTCGCCGGGAGCATCGCCGCCTTCGCAACCCACCTGGTGAACAACCCCGGCACGCTCCCGGAAAAGGTCCTGGCCCGGATCGCCCACAAGCACGCCTCACTGGGCATCGCCGAAGAGCAGTACGGAGTCGTCTACGAGCACCTCTTCGCAGCAATCGCTGCCGACTTGTCGGACGTTATTACACCTGAAATCGCCGAGGCCTGGACGGAGGTCTACTGGCTCATGGCAGACGCCCTGATCAAGCTTGAGAAGGACCTCTACGCCTCCCAGTCAAACAATAAGATGTGGATGCCTTGGCGCGTGGTTTCCAAAGTACCGGCTGGCAAAGACGCCATGACATTCACCTTTGAACCTGCCGACGACACTCCGGTAACACCGGCCCTTCCCGGCCAGTATGTGAGCGTCAAGGTCGTACTCCCTGACGGCTTGCGCCAGGTGCGGCAGTATTCACTGTCAGGCGACGCCGGGACCAGCCGGACCTTCACCACCAAGCTAAACGACGGCGGCGAGGTATCCACCGCCCTGCATACCGCCGTCGAACCTAACGATGTGCTCGAAATCTCCAACCCTTATGGCGAGATCACCCTCAACGACGGCGAAGGACCGGTGGTGCTCGCGTCGGCGGGGATCGGGTGCACGCCGACAGCCTCGATCCTGCGCTCCTTGGCCGAGGCCGGCACTGATCGCCAGGTTCTTGTCCTGCACGCCGAACGTTCCATGGACAGTTGGGCATTGAGCGGCCAAATGACTGCAGACGCCGCAAGCATTGACGCCGAACTGCAGCTCTGGCTCGAATCGCCGCAGCCCGGCAATGAAATGCACCGCGTCAACGCAGGCTTCATGTCCCTGAGGGAAATCGACATGCCCGCGGACGCTTCCTTGTACCTCTGCGGGCCGTTGCCTTTCATGAAGAAGATTCGCGACGAAGCGATCGAGGCCGGCATCCCGGCCACCAGTATCCACTACGAAGTTTTCGGCCCCGACGTTTGGCTCGCGAACTAA
- a CDS encoding Rrf2 family transcriptional regulator — translation MKINAFADVSLRAVMVLASAPEGTLLTTQAVADAVGTPYNHVSKAMVRLRSLGLIDVERGRLGGSRLNEAGRQATVGQLLRHLDSRQDPAECQSPTHDCPLITECGLRHAMNRAREAFYRELDTVVISSLPHARQMNPVFQTIGLRPEFRSPATLP, via the coding sequence ATGAAAATCAACGCGTTCGCAGATGTGAGCCTCCGCGCCGTCATGGTGTTGGCGTCCGCCCCTGAGGGCACGTTGCTGACTACCCAGGCTGTTGCCGATGCCGTGGGCACTCCGTATAACCATGTCAGCAAGGCCATGGTCCGATTGCGCAGCCTTGGATTGATTGATGTGGAACGAGGCCGCTTGGGTGGATCGCGCCTGAACGAAGCGGGACGCCAAGCAACGGTTGGCCAGCTCCTTCGCCACTTGGACAGCCGGCAGGATCCCGCCGAATGCCAGTCCCCCACCCATGATTGCCCCCTCATCACAGAGTGCGGTCTCCGCCACGCAATGAACCGGGCCCGCGAAGCCTTCTATCGTGAGCTCGACACCGTCGTCATCTCGTCCCTGCCTCATGCCCGGCAGATGAATCCGGTCTTCCAAACAATAGGCCTCCGACCCGAATTCAGGTCCCCCGCAACCCTGCCCTGA
- a CDS encoding phosphomannomutase/phosphoglucomutase has protein sequence MTSEQNKNFDLSASFKAYDVRGIVGESITAEIVEAVGAAFIDVLGLEGETVLVGGDMRPSSPEFSQAFANGAATRGANVQLLDLISTDELYYACGALNAAGATFTASHNPAEYNGIKMAKAGAQPISSESGLKEIQALAEHYLNEGTIPAAATRGQIGVRDVLKDYSQYLRQLVDLSASRPLKIVVDAGNGMAGLTTPAVLGNKLLPALPFEIIPLYFELDGSFPNHPANPLEPENLRDLQAAVIKHGADIGLAFDGDADRCFVVDEKGEPVSPSAITGMVARREIARAQASGEQTPVIIHNLLTSKAVPELVAKDGGRAVRTRVGHSFIKAVMAEEGAVFGGEHSAHFYFRDFWNADTGMLAAMHVLAALGEQDGPLSELGRQYEPYVSSGEINSEIEDKAGAIERVRLDFQNDDVEIDHMDGSTFSAKDGSWWFNLRPSNTEPFLRLNAEAKDLPTMEKIRDRVLALVRA, from the coding sequence GTGACTAGCGAGCAGAACAAGAACTTCGACCTCTCGGCATCCTTCAAGGCGTATGACGTCCGGGGCATCGTGGGGGAATCCATCACGGCTGAAATCGTCGAGGCAGTCGGTGCTGCCTTCATCGACGTTTTGGGTCTTGAAGGTGAAACCGTCCTTGTTGGCGGAGACATGCGCCCGTCCTCGCCGGAGTTCAGCCAGGCCTTCGCGAACGGTGCTGCCACCCGGGGCGCCAACGTCCAATTGCTGGACTTGATCTCCACTGACGAGCTCTACTACGCCTGCGGTGCCTTGAACGCAGCCGGTGCCACGTTCACTGCCAGCCATAACCCGGCCGAATACAACGGCATCAAAATGGCCAAGGCAGGGGCTCAACCGATTTCCTCCGAGAGTGGCCTGAAGGAGATCCAGGCCCTCGCCGAGCATTACCTGAACGAAGGCACCATCCCCGCGGCAGCGACGCGCGGGCAGATCGGTGTCCGGGACGTGCTGAAGGACTATTCCCAATACCTGCGCCAGCTGGTGGATCTCTCCGCTTCCCGGCCATTGAAGATCGTCGTGGACGCCGGCAATGGCATGGCCGGGCTGACCACCCCTGCTGTGCTTGGCAACAAACTCCTCCCTGCCCTGCCGTTCGAGATCATCCCGCTCTACTTCGAACTGGACGGCTCGTTCCCGAACCACCCGGCCAACCCGCTGGAACCAGAAAACCTCCGTGATCTCCAGGCCGCCGTGATCAAGCACGGCGCCGATATCGGCCTTGCCTTCGACGGCGACGCTGACCGCTGCTTCGTGGTCGACGAAAAGGGCGAGCCCGTCTCCCCATCGGCGATCACGGGCATGGTGGCACGCAGGGAGATCGCGCGAGCCCAGGCATCCGGGGAACAGACCCCGGTGATCATCCACAACCTGCTCACCTCGAAGGCCGTTCCCGAACTCGTTGCCAAGGACGGCGGCCGGGCAGTCCGGACCCGCGTCGGGCATTCCTTCATCAAAGCCGTGATGGCCGAAGAAGGTGCAGTATTCGGCGGGGAGCACTCGGCACACTTCTATTTCCGTGATTTCTGGAATGCGGACACCGGTATGCTCGCCGCGATGCATGTCCTGGCGGCCCTGGGCGAGCAGGACGGTCCGCTGTCCGAACTCGGGCGCCAGTACGAGCCCTACGTCTCCTCCGGGGAAATCAACTCCGAGATCGAAGACAAAGCAGGCGCCATCGAGCGGGTCCGCCTCGATTTCCAGAATGATGACGTCGAAATAGACCACATGGACGGCAGCACCTTCAGCGCCAAGGACGGCAGCTGGTGGTTCAACCTGCGCCCCTCCAACACGGAGCCGTTCCTGCGCCTGAACGCCGAAGCCAAAGACCTGCCCACCATGGAAAAAATCCGCGACCGCGTCCTGGCACTGGTCAGGGCATAA
- a CDS encoding RecQ family ATP-dependent DNA helicase, which yields MANNSQNAAVSVESPTRQRALACLRELVGHPEAEFHDGQFEAIEALVDAGRRALVVQRTGWGKSAVYFVSSLLLRQRGAGPTLIVSPLLALMRDQVAAAARAGVRAVAINSANALEWDTVLAQLAADEVDVLLVSPERLTNPSFRENQLPELIRRTGLLVIDEAHCISDWGHDFRPDYRRIADLIAQLPDSVPVLATTATANSRVVHDIEEQLGAGVLTIRGALGRESLRLGVLNLSDSRDRLGWLLTHLADLPGSGIIYALTVSAAEDTARLLSEAGHNVLSYTGRTDPADRERAEQLLKDNQVKALVATSALGMGFDKPDLGFVIHLGAPSSPVAYYQQVGRAGRGAANADVLLLPGSEDREIWQYFATASMPSAEKADAVLRVLGEANAAMSTVALEARVDLRRTPLELLLKVLAVDGAVERVGGGWRATGRPWTYDAERYARIAEARVDEQDSMVIYQDTAGCRMEYITSVLDDETAAPCGRCDNCAGRWFPVDIAAAAVDAAGQTLRRAGIVVEPRLQWPSGMDRLGVGVKGKIKPDESISEGRVLARLTDLGWGGALRELFAAGAPDRAVDSAMLQACVQVLREWSGADGGTAWSGAGRPAAVVSIPSRSKPQLVDSLAQGIAGIGRMPYLGQLHPEHGGPTGSRGGNSAYRLAGVWDRLAVGPQLAEALAGIGDQPVLLVDDLIDSRWTLTVAARALRRSGVGAVLPLALAQAG from the coding sequence ATGGCCAACAACTCCCAAAATGCCGCTGTTTCCGTGGAATCCCCTACCCGCCAGAGGGCTTTGGCTTGTCTTCGTGAGCTTGTGGGGCACCCCGAGGCAGAGTTCCATGACGGCCAGTTCGAGGCCATTGAGGCATTGGTGGACGCGGGGCGCCGTGCCTTGGTGGTCCAACGCACGGGTTGGGGAAAATCCGCCGTCTACTTCGTCTCCTCTTTGTTGCTGCGTCAGCGGGGTGCGGGTCCCACGCTGATCGTGTCTCCTCTGCTCGCGCTCATGCGGGACCAAGTAGCGGCCGCCGCACGGGCGGGAGTCCGGGCTGTGGCCATCAACTCAGCCAACGCGCTTGAGTGGGACACTGTCCTGGCCCAGTTGGCAGCTGACGAGGTGGACGTTCTCCTGGTGTCGCCGGAGCGCCTCACCAATCCCTCGTTCAGGGAGAACCAGTTGCCCGAGCTGATCCGCAGGACCGGATTGCTTGTTATCGACGAAGCCCACTGCATTTCGGATTGGGGCCACGACTTCCGGCCCGATTACCGGCGCATCGCGGATCTCATTGCCCAACTGCCCGATTCGGTTCCGGTCCTCGCCACCACGGCTACCGCCAACTCCCGCGTTGTCCACGATATCGAGGAACAACTCGGCGCCGGAGTGCTGACCATCCGGGGTGCGCTGGGCCGCGAGTCGCTGCGACTCGGGGTTCTGAACTTGTCCGACTCCCGCGATCGCCTGGGGTGGCTGCTGACGCACCTGGCGGACCTCCCCGGTAGCGGAATCATTTACGCGCTGACCGTCTCAGCCGCAGAGGATACTGCCCGGCTTCTTTCCGAGGCCGGACACAATGTCTTGTCCTATACCGGCCGGACTGATCCTGCCGATCGGGAGCGGGCAGAACAACTCCTCAAGGACAATCAAGTCAAGGCGCTTGTGGCCACCTCGGCGTTGGGGATGGGATTCGACAAACCGGACCTTGGCTTCGTCATTCACCTCGGGGCGCCGTCCTCGCCGGTCGCCTATTACCAGCAGGTTGGTCGAGCAGGCCGAGGTGCAGCCAACGCCGACGTCCTGTTGCTTCCGGGCTCCGAGGACCGCGAAATATGGCAGTATTTTGCCACCGCGTCCATGCCCTCAGCTGAAAAGGCCGACGCCGTCTTGAGGGTGCTTGGTGAGGCGAACGCGGCCATGTCCACGGTGGCGCTCGAAGCACGCGTGGACCTTCGGCGCACGCCTCTGGAACTCCTCCTTAAGGTCTTGGCCGTTGACGGGGCAGTTGAACGCGTAGGTGGCGGTTGGCGGGCTACTGGACGGCCATGGACCTACGATGCAGAGCGCTATGCCCGCATCGCGGAGGCCCGGGTGGATGAACAGGACTCCATGGTGATTTACCAGGACACTGCAGGTTGTCGCATGGAGTACATCACCTCTGTGCTCGACGACGAGACTGCCGCCCCTTGTGGCCGTTGTGACAACTGTGCTGGACGATGGTTCCCAGTGGACATTGCAGCGGCTGCCGTTGATGCAGCTGGCCAGACGCTCCGTCGCGCCGGGATCGTGGTGGAACCGCGGCTCCAGTGGCCCAGCGGAATGGACAGGCTGGGAGTGGGAGTCAAAGGCAAGATCAAGCCGGACGAAAGCATTTCCGAAGGCCGTGTGCTGGCAAGGCTGACGGACTTGGGCTGGGGTGGCGCGCTCCGCGAGCTCTTTGCCGCCGGGGCACCCGATAGGGCAGTGGACTCCGCGATGCTGCAGGCCTGCGTTCAGGTTCTGCGCGAATGGTCAGGGGCCGACGGCGGAACCGCCTGGAGCGGGGCGGGGCGCCCGGCGGCGGTCGTCAGCATTCCCTCAAGGAGCAAACCACAACTTGTGGATTCGCTGGCGCAGGGGATCGCGGGCATAGGGCGGATGCCGTACTTGGGTCAACTGCATCCAGAGCACGGCGGGCCCACAGGATCCCGTGGAGGCAACAGCGCTTACAGGCTCGCGGGAGTATGGGACCGTCTGGCGGTCGGACCGCAATTGGCAGAGGCACTGGCAGGCATTGGTGACCAACCTGTCCTCTTGGTAGACGACCTCATCGACAGCCGCTGGACACTGACTGTTGCGGCGAGGGCGCTCAGACGGTCCGGGGTAGGTGCGGTACTGCCGCTCGCCCTGGCACAGGCGGGGTAG
- a CDS encoding MFS transporter, which yields MSTKPSNADVEAANETSWRPRLALLVAATFFMEFLDGTILTTAIPSIAADFRVAPADINITMTAYLVTVAMGIPLSSWLAERFGARRIFCLAISVFTIASLFCAVSTDLTMLTLSRVAQGAGGAMMVPVGTLVVLRGTPKSELLRATAYLVWPGLLAPVLAPMVGGALTTFLSWHWIFIINVPLGLAAFIAALRLVPRTQFDANRRLDWFGLLLTTLGVGSLVVGLETLGGHASNLLAVVVVTAGLVSLAGAVWWMSKARVPLFNLSVFGTRTFRATSTGGFIYRLTISSVPFLLPLMFQDGFGWDPLKAGVMVAAVFVGNIGIKPATTPLIRRFGFKPVLVFASFASAVTFALCAFLNAQTPEPLIFALLLLSGAFRSIGFSAYASVQYADIVPGQLPSANAISATLVQLAAAAGIAVGALFLRLFESTDVLGVDQVAAYKGAFIAMAVLMLVSTVDSLTLQRHAGAEVSHGAKRS from the coding sequence ATGAGCACAAAACCGAGCAACGCCGACGTCGAAGCGGCCAATGAAACCAGTTGGCGGCCGCGTTTGGCACTGCTGGTGGCGGCAACGTTCTTCATGGAGTTTCTTGACGGAACGATCCTCACCACGGCCATCCCCAGCATTGCGGCCGATTTCCGGGTGGCACCGGCTGACATCAACATCACGATGACTGCCTATTTGGTGACAGTGGCCATGGGGATCCCCTTGAGCAGTTGGCTTGCCGAGCGGTTTGGCGCCCGCAGGATATTCTGTCTGGCTATTTCGGTGTTCACTATTGCTTCCCTTTTCTGCGCAGTAAGCACCGACTTGACCATGCTGACGTTGAGTCGGGTGGCGCAGGGGGCAGGCGGCGCCATGATGGTTCCCGTGGGCACCCTGGTGGTTTTGCGGGGTACGCCCAAATCCGAACTTCTCCGTGCCACCGCCTACTTGGTATGGCCAGGCCTTCTTGCCCCCGTTTTGGCTCCCATGGTGGGGGGCGCCCTCACGACTTTCCTGTCGTGGCACTGGATCTTCATCATCAACGTCCCCCTCGGCCTGGCTGCCTTCATTGCGGCACTGAGGTTGGTTCCGCGGACTCAATTTGATGCCAACCGCCGTCTTGACTGGTTTGGCCTCTTGCTGACTACCTTGGGCGTGGGTTCCCTTGTGGTGGGGCTGGAAACGCTGGGCGGACACGCATCGAATCTGCTGGCTGTTGTGGTGGTGACTGCCGGCTTGGTTTCCCTCGCAGGTGCGGTCTGGTGGATGAGCAAAGCAAGGGTTCCGCTGTTCAACCTCAGCGTATTTGGCACCAGGACTTTCAGGGCGACATCCACGGGCGGTTTCATTTACCGGCTGACCATCAGCTCGGTTCCCTTCTTGCTGCCTCTCATGTTCCAGGATGGATTTGGGTGGGATCCCTTGAAGGCCGGGGTCATGGTAGCCGCAGTCTTCGTGGGCAACATCGGGATCAAGCCGGCCACCACACCCCTGATAAGGCGCTTCGGGTTCAAACCGGTGCTCGTCTTTGCATCGTTCGCGTCGGCCGTGACGTTTGCCTTGTGTGCGTTTCTGAATGCCCAAACACCAGAGCCCCTCATTTTCGCGTTGTTGCTGCTCAGCGGTGCCTTCCGATCCATAGGCTTCTCGGCCTACGCGTCCGTGCAGTATGCCGACATCGTCCCGGGGCAGCTGCCCTCGGCCAACGCTATCTCTGCGACCCTCGTACAGCTGGCAGCTGCGGCAGGGATCGCTGTGGGGGCCTTGTTCCTGAGGCTGTTCGAGTCAACGGATGTGCTCGGGGTTGACCAGGTAGCAGCCTATAAGGGGGCTTTCATAGCCATGGCTGTCCTCATGTTGGTCAGTACAGTGGACAGTCTGACCCTGCAGCGGCATGCCGGCGCGGAAGTCAGCCACGGGGCGAAGCGCAGCTAG
- a CDS encoding prolyl oligopeptidase family serine peptidase, which produces MTTTEADQTPLPDNDTDLETKSGPRHAATIAPEPTDENVWLEDIHGEEQLAWVREQNARTEDLLEDADYAGVEAGILEVLDSTDRIAMVNKRGDFYYNFWKDQEHPKGLWRRTTWESYVSEAPEWDVLLDIDALAAAEGVEWVFHGAGFLRPSDGDTYRFAMVSLSPDGGDANRHREFDVESRTFVDPAAGGFDLPTAKGNVSWLDADTLLVSSTAEGLPATTSSYARTGVKLRRGQSLAQAERIFDIPEDHMLAIVAHDSTPGFERTFAVDYIDFYNRKTWLLRDDSWLEIDVPTDVNISAHREWLMLRPQKDWDVSGVTYAAGSLLAADLEGYLAGSRQFVVLFTPDDHTSLQSWSWTKDYLLLNLLRDVSSEIRVLDPSRVDSDSSWVATVLDACPPLHDVNAYAVDDEDESGAGNDYWLVATGFTTPTTLTRGTLTAGPTGSSVAGAAAGVTSQHAVVKRSPSFFNDGDYEVQQHFAVSEDGTKVPYFQVASKDLVLDGQNPTQLSGYGGFEVSRTPAYSGTIGRAWLERRTSAAALADGPGSHTRGGVYVVANIRGGGEYGPSWHRAALQEKRHRAYEDFAAVAQDLISRGVTSRRRLGCVGGSNGGLLVGNMLTQYPELFGAVSCGVPLLDMRRYTKLSAGYSWIAEYGDPDLPEQWQFIRTFSPYHLLHDGVEYPETFIWTATSDDRVGPVQARKMAARMQAMGIPNVWFHEALEGGHAGASDNRQAAALQARSNHFLWRVLAGSN; this is translated from the coding sequence ATGACCACCACAGAAGCTGATCAGACGCCCCTTCCTGACAATGACACGGATCTGGAGACCAAGTCCGGGCCTCGCCACGCTGCGACCATCGCGCCCGAACCCACGGATGAGAACGTGTGGTTGGAGGACATCCACGGCGAAGAACAGCTGGCCTGGGTCCGGGAACAGAACGCGCGAACCGAGGATTTGCTGGAGGACGCAGACTACGCAGGGGTTGAAGCCGGCATCCTGGAGGTCCTGGATTCGACTGACCGGATCGCCATGGTGAACAAACGCGGCGATTTCTACTACAACTTCTGGAAGGACCAGGAGCACCCCAAGGGCCTTTGGCGCCGCACTACCTGGGAAAGTTACGTCTCCGAGGCTCCCGAATGGGACGTGCTGCTGGACATCGATGCCCTCGCCGCAGCAGAAGGCGTCGAATGGGTGTTCCATGGGGCCGGGTTCCTTCGTCCTTCGGACGGGGACACGTACCGCTTCGCGATGGTTTCGCTGTCCCCCGACGGCGGTGACGCCAACCGTCACCGCGAGTTCGACGTCGAATCCCGCACCTTTGTTGACCCTGCCGCCGGCGGATTCGATCTGCCCACGGCAAAAGGCAACGTGAGTTGGCTCGATGCGGACACACTGCTTGTCTCCAGTACGGCAGAAGGGTTGCCTGCAACCACCTCCTCGTACGCCCGGACCGGCGTGAAGCTGCGTCGCGGCCAATCCCTCGCCCAGGCAGAGCGGATCTTCGACATCCCCGAAGACCACATGCTGGCCATCGTGGCCCATGACTCAACCCCGGGCTTCGAACGGACCTTCGCCGTAGACTACATCGACTTCTACAACCGCAAGACGTGGCTGCTTCGCGACGACTCATGGCTTGAAATCGATGTGCCCACCGACGTGAACATCAGCGCCCACCGAGAATGGCTGATGCTCCGCCCGCAGAAGGACTGGGACGTTTCCGGCGTCACCTACGCGGCCGGTTCCCTGCTGGCCGCTGACCTCGAAGGCTACCTGGCTGGATCGCGCCAATTTGTGGTGCTGTTTACCCCCGATGACCACACGTCGCTGCAGTCGTGGAGTTGGACCAAGGACTATCTGCTGCTCAACCTCCTGCGCGACGTCTCTTCCGAAATCAGGGTGCTGGACCCTTCCCGCGTCGATTCCGACAGCAGCTGGGTTGCCACCGTCCTGGACGCGTGCCCGCCGCTTCACGACGTCAATGCCTACGCGGTGGACGACGAAGATGAATCCGGAGCCGGAAATGACTACTGGTTGGTCGCCACCGGTTTCACTACGCCCACTACCCTCACCCGCGGAACCCTCACTGCAGGGCCGACGGGTTCGTCTGTTGCCGGAGCAGCTGCCGGGGTCACCAGCCAGCACGCCGTGGTGAAGCGATCGCCGTCGTTCTTCAATGACGGCGACTATGAGGTCCAGCAGCATTTCGCTGTCTCGGAGGATGGGACCAAAGTCCCCTACTTCCAGGTGGCATCCAAGGACCTGGTCCTGGACGGACAAAATCCTACTCAGCTCTCAGGCTATGGCGGATTCGAAGTTTCCCGCACCCCCGCCTACAGCGGCACCATTGGCAGGGCTTGGCTGGAGCGTCGCACTTCGGCTGCTGCCTTGGCTGACGGTCCCGGCTCGCACACCCGTGGCGGTGTGTACGTTGTGGCGAACATCCGTGGCGGCGGCGAATACGGGCCCTCGTGGCACCGGGCAGCGCTGCAGGAAAAGCGGCACCGTGCCTACGAAGACTTCGCCGCCGTGGCACAGGACCTCATCTCCCGCGGCGTGACCAGCCGCCGTCGACTCGGCTGTGTGGGCGGCTCAAATGGTGGGCTGCTGGTAGGCAACATGCTGACCCAGTACCCGGAACTGTTTGGTGCAGTGTCCTGCGGCGTGCCATTGCTGGACATGCGCCGCTACACCAAACTCTCTGCCGGATATTCATGGATCGCCGAGTACGGAGACCCGGATTTGCCTGAGCAGTGGCAGTTCATCCGGACCTTCTCCCCCTATCACCTGCTTCACGACGGCGTCGAATACCCCGAAACCTTCATTTGGACTGCGACGTCGGATGATCGGGTAGGCCCCGTCCAAGCCCGAAAGATGGCAGCTCGGATGCAGGCGATGGGTATCCCGAATGTCTGGTTCCATGAGGCACTCGAAGGCGGGCATGCCGGCGCCTCGGACAACAGGCAGGCAGCCGCACTCCAAGCCCGGAGCAACCACTTCCTGTGGCGTGTGCTGGCCGGGAGCAACTGA
- a CDS encoding FAD/NAD(P)-binding protein, with product MAKSQINRVALIGAGPRGTSVLERLLANWAAGATSRANRTDTGQRTLHIHVVDPFPPASGHVWQPEQSRLYLMNTQAFYPTLIPEDPKLAQPLAGGSFDQWRAARRRDGQGLNDAEKAELATLESHDFPSRALYGRYLRQTLAELLQRMPDGVEVTFHETTAVAARPVPASPGIAGGQAFDVELADGTTLTVGSVVLALGHIESRLNPEQRSFQRAADEHGLLYFPPAPPADVDWQRVPDNEPVLVRGMGLNFFDVMGQLTEGRGGKFVEAGVPGAGVLEYRPSGREPRIIAASRRGTPYRAKAGLAGYYPSSITMRYLTEAAVDRFRAAGIQPGFDHDLWPLLHRDALWAYYSTLARSQPAAIRDAAQFLADLEDALQPHAHTTANWESDVAALVDKHVLASRRLNVRGLAAPLAGRTFASRRELDLAITAYLDDDARRSALGEADPVKMAIGALHTGRAILKSVVADGGITDESWVAELRGWFEAFVEGLASGAPALRSEQLAALARAGVVGFVGPDPKFSVDRSAKVFRAVSPWVHDGPAEAPTLIEAMSPANRVGINISPLLEQLMAEGLVRTKIMMSAEGTPVQTTGLDVEPHPYRPVASNGSVTRGMYVLGLQLSATQWGTAIAAEARPATGKAYASGQRTLRDADEIARSILAS from the coding sequence GTGGCTAAATCGCAAATCAATCGTGTTGCCCTTATTGGGGCCGGCCCCCGGGGCACGAGTGTCCTAGAGCGGCTGCTCGCGAATTGGGCTGCAGGGGCCACCAGCCGCGCGAACCGGACCGACACCGGGCAGCGCACACTGCACATCCACGTTGTGGATCCTTTCCCGCCAGCATCCGGCCATGTGTGGCAGCCGGAGCAGTCCAGGCTGTACCTGATGAACACACAGGCGTTCTATCCGACGCTCATCCCGGAAGACCCCAAACTTGCGCAGCCCCTCGCAGGCGGTTCGTTCGACCAGTGGCGCGCCGCCCGACGTCGTGATGGACAGGGGCTGAACGACGCCGAAAAGGCGGAGTTGGCCACCCTGGAGTCCCACGATTTTCCCAGCAGGGCGCTCTACGGACGTTACCTGCGGCAGACTTTGGCGGAGCTGCTTCAGCGAATGCCCGACGGCGTGGAGGTCACCTTCCATGAGACGACCGCCGTAGCGGCGCGCCCGGTCCCGGCAAGCCCAGGCATCGCAGGTGGGCAAGCGTTCGACGTCGAACTGGCCGACGGCACTACCCTCACCGTCGGCTCGGTGGTCCTCGCGCTGGGACACATCGAGTCACGTTTGAATCCGGAGCAGCGATCGTTCCAACGGGCAGCCGACGAGCACGGCCTCCTCTATTTCCCGCCTGCACCGCCAGCCGACGTCGACTGGCAGCGGGTACCGGACAACGAGCCCGTCCTGGTGCGTGGGATGGGACTGAATTTCTTCGATGTCATGGGCCAGCTGACTGAGGGCAGGGGAGGCAAGTTCGTCGAAGCCGGCGTACCGGGAGCCGGAGTTCTCGAGTACCGGCCCTCGGGCAGGGAACCCAGGATTATCGCAGCATCCCGGCGCGGAACCCCGTACCGGGCCAAGGCCGGTTTGGCAGGGTATTACCCCAGCAGCATCACCATGCGTTACCTGACCGAGGCAGCAGTGGACCGGTTCAGGGCAGCCGGTATCCAGCCCGGATTCGACCACGATCTTTGGCCGCTCCTGCACCGGGACGCCTTGTGGGCCTATTACTCCACCCTGGCAAGGTCGCAGCCTGCCGCCATCCGCGATGCAGCGCAGTTCCTCGCGGACCTTGAGGACGCGTTGCAGCCCCACGCGCACACCACCGCCAACTGGGAAAGCGACGTCGCCGCCTTGGTGGACAAGCACGTGCTTGCCTCCCGCCGACTGAATGTCCGCGGACTCGCTGCGCCCTTGGCAGGCCGAACGTTCGCGTCCCGCCGGGAACTGGATCTGGCGATAACGGCCTACCTGGACGACGACGCACGACGCTCCGCACTGGGCGAAGCGGATCCCGTGAAAATGGCAATCGGCGCACTGCACACCGGCAGGGCGATCCTGAAGTCCGTCGTGGCAGACGGTGGTATCACGGACGAATCGTGGGTCGCTGAACTGAGGGGATGGTTCGAAGCGTTCGTTGAAGGCCTTGCCAGCGGGGCCCCGGCACTGCGTTCGGAGCAGTTGGCTGCTCTGGCGCGTGCCGGCGTCGTGGGTTTCGTTGGACCCGACCCGAAGTTCAGTGTGGATAGGAGCGCCAAGGTTTTCCGGGCAGTCTCTCCATGGGTCCACGACGGGCCAGCGGAGGCACCCACGTTGATTGAAGCGATGTCGCCGGCCAACAGGGTGGGCATCAATATTTCTCCACTCCTGGAACAACTCATGGCAGAAGGCCTTGTGCGAACCAAAATCATGATGAGTGCCGAGGGCACGCCGGTGCAGACAACCGGACTGGATGTGGAACCGCACCCGTACCGGCCTGTGGCGTCCAACGGCTCTGTGACCCGGGGGATGTATGTTTTGGGCCTGCAATTGTCGGCGACCCAGTGGGGAACGGCCATTGCTGCCGAGGCGCGTCCAGCGACCGGGAAGGCTTATGCCAGTGGCCAGCGAACCCTGCGGGATGCTGACGAAATCGCCCGTAGCATTCTGGCCAGCTAG